The region GCTGAGGAGGCCAACGACGTACATTCAAGAGCCAATCTGCTTGACTATATCTACTATCTAAACCAGCTGCTGCTGCCCAATGGCTTTCCGCTTCACCTGAGAAGCCTTCTCTCCACAAAAGAGCACTCAGAGCAGCTCGTCCATCAGCAAACATTGGGTATTTCTTAATTAATAAGCGAAGCTCTTTTTCTGCCTCATCAAATTCCCTTAATTGATAACAAGCCAAAGCCCGACTAGATCTAGCCATCACTAAACTAGGACTTGCAAAAGATGCTTTATTAAATAAAATTTTTGCCTCCAACCAATCACCCTGAGAACCCCTTACATTTCCCAAATTATATAAAGCCAAAGCATTTTGGGGCTCCTTTTCAAGAACCCATTTGTAATCATCGATTGCTTTTTTCAATTCACCTATAGATTCTTCTGCAATACCTCGATTTACATGAGGATCAATCGCCAAAGGTAAAAGTTCTACTGCTCGCGTTTGATCAAGAATTGCACCTTCAGCGTCGCCCAAAGCAAGTCGAACATTACCGCGATTGCTTATGGCAACAGCATCATCAGGAAATGAAACCAAAAATTCATCCCAAGTCTTTAGAGCTTGAAGAAAATTTCCCTCTCTACTTTCATTCAAAGCCTTTTTAAACAGTGGTGGTATCGAACTCTTATTGACAGCATCTACAGGGGAGACTAAAGACAAGAAGACCCAAACAAAAACTAAAATGAGCAAGTATTTTTTCATTTAATGATTGGTGAATTCTTACAAGAATTGAGATGTTCAAGAGCTGCTTGAGTAATGACTCTTCCCCGAGAGGTTCTTTTAAGGAAACCAATCTGCAAAAGGAATGGTTCCACTACAGATTCCAAGGTTGCTGCCTCTTCTCCTAAAGCAGCTGCAAGAGTATCTAATCCCACAGGACCGCCATTGTGTACATCAATAATAAATAGCAAGAAGCGTCTATCTGATTGATCTAAACCACACTCATCAACCTGATGCAAAGTTAAGGATTTATCGACCAAAGATTTATCTACTAGTTTTAATTGATTTTGAACAGTTGCATAATCTCTAACTCTACGCAGCAAACGATTGGCAATACGTGGTGTACCTCTACAGCGACGGGCTATCTCCAAACCAGCGTCACCAGTTAAGGACAATCCAAAGAGATCTGCTGCCCTTTGAATAATCCTGTTTAGATCAGAAATGCTATAAAAATTTAATCGTTGCGTGATGCCAAATCGATCTCGCAGAGGAGAACTTATTGATGCTGGTTTAGTTGTCGCTCCTACTAAAGTAAAACGAGGAAGATTAATCTCCCGAGTCCTTGCAGTTGTACCTTTCCCAACTGTCAAATCAATACGAAAGTCTTCTAAAGCAGGATACAAAAGCTCTTCTGCAACCTTGCTTAATCTATGAATTTCATCAACAAACAATAATTCGTTAGGTTCCAAATTTAACAACAAACCAATAATGTCACGCGGTCTTTCTAAAGCGGGTGCACTAGTAATACGACATTTAACACCAAGCTCATTTCCTAAGACTAAAGCCATTGTAGTTTTACCTAAGCCTGGCGGCCCATAAAGCAAAACATGATCTAAAGCTTCTTTTCTAGATAATGCCGCTTTAACCGAAATCCCAAGAACTTCTTTTAACGCAGATTGACCAATAAATTCATCCCAACATTTCGGTCTTAATGAATCTTCCTTCCTTACTTTTCCTTCCTCTAATGAAGGAGTTGGATCTAGCAGCCTTGTCTTCCGACTAAGGTTGCTAGAAGAATGTTTCTCAAAACCAGAGGACACAATTGCCATACTGGAAGGATAAGGACAGTTGTGTACTCTCAAAAGAGTAATGATAAAAAATGTCTAAAGCGCGGAATAACAAGAAGTCCAAACTATCTAAAGCTAAGTCCAATAGGCGCTTAGCAGAAAATCGATATGCAAGACATCAATATGAAATTTTAGAAGATATAGAAGCGGGAATTGAACTTTTAGGAACAGAAGTCAAATCCATAAGAGCAGGAAATGTCAATTTGAGAGACGGTTTCTGTCTTATTCGTGAAGGCAGTCTTTTATTACATAATGTTCATATATCTCCGTTTAATAATGCTGGAAGTTTTTTTAATCATGAGCCATTAAGGGTTAGAAAATTATTAGCCCATCGCAAAGAAATAAATAAATTAGAAACTCAAGTCAATAGAAAAGGATTAACACTTGTTCCACTGAATATATTCCTTAAAGGGTCATGGATAAAAATAACAATAGGCCTGGGCAAAGGGCGCAAGCTTCATGACAAAAGAGAAAATGAAAAAAGGAAGCAATCTGAAAGAGAAGTAAAATCTGCTCTTGCTCGCTATTAACTCACTATTAATATGTTCTACAAAAGAAATTCATTACCTAAATAATGAGAAAAGAAGACAAAAGAGTTGCAATTAAGTTTCAAAGAGAAAAGCTTATTGAAGAGTTAGAGAAAGTCTATAAAAATGCTTTTGATGAAATT is a window of Prochlorococcus marinus subsp. marinus str. CCMP1375 DNA encoding:
- a CDS encoding tetratricopeptide repeat protein, with translation MKKYLLILVFVWVFLSLVSPVDAVNKSSIPPLFKKALNESREGNFLQALKTWDEFLVSFPDDAVAISNRGNVRLALGDAEGAILDQTRAVELLPLAIDPHVNRGIAEESIGELKKAIDDYKWVLEKEPQNALALYNLGNVRGSQGDWLEAKILFNKASFASPSLVMARSSRALACYQLREFDEAEKELRLLIKKYPMFADGRAALSALLWREGFSGEAESHWAAAAGLDSRYSQADWLLNVRRWPPQPIEDLMAFLNLETI
- the ruvB gene encoding Holliday junction branch migration DNA helicase RuvB produces the protein MAIVSSGFEKHSSSNLSRKTRLLDPTPSLEEGKVRKEDSLRPKCWDEFIGQSALKEVLGISVKAALSRKEALDHVLLYGPPGLGKTTMALVLGNELGVKCRITSAPALERPRDIIGLLLNLEPNELLFVDEIHRLSKVAEELLYPALEDFRIDLTVGKGTTARTREINLPRFTLVGATTKPASISSPLRDRFGITQRLNFYSISDLNRIIQRAADLFGLSLTGDAGLEIARRCRGTPRIANRLLRRVRDYATVQNQLKLVDKSLVDKSLTLHQVDECGLDQSDRRFLLFIIDVHNGGPVGLDTLAAALGEEAATLESVVEPFLLQIGFLKRTSRGRVITQAALEHLNSCKNSPIIK
- the smpB gene encoding SsrA-binding protein SmpB yields the protein MSKARNNKKSKLSKAKSNRRLAENRYARHQYEILEDIEAGIELLGTEVKSIRAGNVNLRDGFCLIREGSLLLHNVHISPFNNAGSFFNHEPLRVRKLLAHRKEINKLETQVNRKGLTLVPLNIFLKGSWIKITIGLGKGRKLHDKRENEKRKQSEREVKSALARY